The following proteins are encoded in a genomic region of Dialister hominis:
- the nikC gene encoding nickel transporter permease, whose protein sequence is MHMIARGLRENRVFLVTSILILFILLIAFLAPHIAPYDPLSASMKDANLAPSSSHIFGTDKLGRDVFSRILCGAKRSLSSVLFLVALIFVVGTTAGVISGYAGGIVDIVIMRIADMMISFPGIILAIAISGIMGPSLINAMLALTVVTWTKYARLSRSLVLKLKESEFVEAAIVSGGTHTHILLHHILPNVLPLLVITAAADIGAMMMELAGLSFLGFGSQPPQPEWGLMLNEGRLQLQTAPWLMFFPGFAIFLSVVVFNLWGDALRDVLDPHQDQQ, encoded by the coding sequence ATGCACATGATAGCCCGCGGACTCCGGGAAAACAGGGTTTTCCTCGTGACGTCGATCCTGATTCTTTTTATTCTTCTCATTGCATTCCTTGCGCCGCACATTGCGCCTTATGATCCGCTTTCCGCTTCCATGAAGGATGCGAATCTGGCTCCGTCTTCGTCGCATATTTTCGGCACGGACAAGCTGGGCCGCGATGTTTTCTCCCGCATCCTCTGCGGTGCTAAGCGTTCGCTCTCCAGTGTCCTCTTCCTTGTCGCTCTCATTTTTGTCGTCGGCACGACAGCCGGTGTCATTTCCGGTTATGCAGGCGGCATCGTCGATATCGTCATTATGCGTATCGCTGACATGATGATTTCCTTCCCGGGGATCATCCTTGCGATCGCGATTTCCGGCATCATGGGACCGTCCCTGATCAATGCGATGCTGGCTCTGACGGTCGTCACATGGACGAAGTATGCGCGGCTTTCTCGCTCGCTCGTCTTGAAATTAAAGGAAAGTGAATTCGTAGAAGCTGCCATTGTCAGCGGCGGCACTCACACTCACATCCTTTTGCATCATATTCTGCCAAATGTCCTTCCCCTTCTCGTCATTACGGCCGCTGCAGATATCGGCGCCATGATGATGGAACTGGCCGGACTTTCCTTCCTCGGATTCGGGAGCCAGCCGCCGCAGCCGGAATGGGGCCTCATGCTGAATGAGGGCCGCCTGCAGCTGCAGACCGCGCCATGGCTCATGTTCTTCCCGGGTTTTGCGATTTTCCTTTCTGTCGTCGTCTTCAATCTCTGGGGCGATGCACTCCGGGATGTCCTTGACCCGCATCAGGATCAGCAGTAA